In a single window of the Anguilla rostrata isolate EN2019 chromosome 4, ASM1855537v3, whole genome shotgun sequence genome:
- the klhl40b gene encoding kelch-like protein 40b → MATPIDPMEEPRVYQQTLLQDGLYDLLESDTFVDCVLKIKDKEFPCHRLVLAACSSFFRAMFKSDREEFQKREIVLEEVEPEIMELILKYIYTSNIVVTEQNVQDIFTVANLLQIPSIFTVCVSFLQKRLSLSNCVAIFRLGLMLNCPRLAISARDFICNRFQLILLDQDFLDMSPSELAAILASDTLNVENEELVYESLLKWVAHDKDNRLKELPGLLECVRFRLVSEEYFANKVENHNWIQSNPEITEKLQLVKDAFNGKLPEVKKTTSKKAEGKKTEDDGAMGEEEEEEEEKEGLLPGILNDNLRFGMFLRDLIFMISDTGAVAYDPTANDCYVASLSTQVPKNHCSLVTKENQIFVAGGLFYNEQSKEEPLSSYFLQFDPIGSDWLGMPPLPSPRCLFGLGEAANSIFVIGGKELNEEERILDTVMVYDRQTFKWEETDSLGFAVYGHGTVSHNGLIYVIGGKGENKDCINTTCVYDPKTLEWKDLAPLKMARSLFGVAVHQDKIYVVAGVTDTGLTNTVEVYDITSDKWSEFLEFPQERSSISLVSTAGSLYAIGGFAMMPTENEELIPKEMTDIWRYDEGERKWIGILRDIHYASGASVLGVRLNTLHLTKM, encoded by the exons ATGGCTACACCTATAGACCCCATGGAAGAGCCCCGGGTGTACCAGCAGACGCTGCTGCAAGACGGGCTTTATGACCTCCTGGAGAGTGATACTTTCGTGGACTGTGTCCTCAAAATCAAAGACAAGGAGTTCCCCTGCCATCGACTGGTGCTGGCTGCCTGTAGCTCCTTCTTCAGGGCTATGTTCAAGTCAGATCGGGAGGAGTTCCAAAAGCGGGAGATCGTCCTAGAAGAAGTGGAGCCAGAAATCATGGAGCTCATCCTCAAATACATCTACACATCCAACATTGTTGTGACAGAGCAGAATGTGCAAGACATCTTCACAGTAGCCAACTTGTTACAGATCCCCTCAATCTTTACTGTCTGCGTCTCCTTCCTGCAGAAGAGGCTGAGCCTCAGCAATTGCGTGGCGATTTTCAGGCTGGGCCTAATGCTGAACTGCCCCCGGCTGGCCATCTCCGCCAGGGACTTCATCTGTAACCGCTTCCAGCTGATATTGCTGGACCAGGACTTCCTCGACATGAGCCCAAGCGAGCTAGCGGCAATCCTCGCTTCTGACACCCTCAACGTAGAGAACGAAGAGCTGGTCTATGAATCGCTTCTGAAGTGGGTCGCCCATGACAAGGATAACCGGCTCAAGGAACTTCCAGGCCTGCTGGAGTGTGTCCGCTTCCGCCTAGTCTCCGAGGAATATTTCGCAAACAAAGTGGAAAATCACAATTGGATACAGTCCAACCCGGAGATCACAGAGAAGTTACAGCTGGTAAAAGATGCTTTCAACGGAAAGCTTCCCGAAGTCAAGAAAACCACCAGTAAGAAGGCAGAGGGCAAAAAAACAGAGGATGATGGAGCAATGggtgaggaggaagaagaggaggaagagaaggaaggCTTGCTTCCGGGAATCCTGAATGACAACCTGCGATTTGGAATGTTCCTCAGGGATCTCATATTCATGATCAGTGACACAGGGGCGGTGGCCTATGACCCCACAGCAAATGATTGTTACGTGGCGTCTTTGTCCACCCAGGTTCCCAAAAACCACTGCAGCCTGGTCACTAAGGAGAATCAGATCTTTGTAGCAGGGGGACTTTTCTACAATGAACAAAGCAAAGAGGAGCCTCTCAGCTCTTACTTTTTACAG TTTGACCCCATTGGTTCAGACTGGCTGGGTATGCCTCCTCTTCCATCCCCCCGGTGCCTCTTCGGGCTGGGAGAGGCAGCGAACTCCATTTTTGTTATCGGAGGCAAGGAGCTGAACGAAGAAGAGCGCATCCTGGACACTGTCATGGTCTATGACAGACA GACCTTCAAATGGGAGGAGACAGATTCTCTTGGCTTTGCAGTTTACGGCCATGGAACTGTGTCTCATAATGGACTCATCTATGTAATTGGAGGAAAGGGTGAAAACAA AGATTGCATAAATACGACGTGTGTTTACGACCCAAAGACATTAGAGTGGAAGGACCTGGCCCCGTTAAAGATGGCCCGCTCTCTTTTCGGTGTGGCAGTCCACCAGGACAAGATCTATGTGGTCGCTGGAGTCACGGACACAGGACTCACCAATACCGTGGAAGTCTATGACATCACCAGCGACAA GTGGTCTGAGTTTCTGGAGTTCCCTCAAGAGCGAAGTTCCATCAGTCTGGTCTCCACAGCTGGTTCCCTATATGCCATTGGGGGATTCGCCATGATGCCCACTGAAAATGAAGAACTCATCCCCAAGGAGATGACTGACATCTGGAG ATATGATGAGGGGGAGCGGAAGTGGATCGGTATTCTAAGGGACATCCACTATGCATCAGGTGCCAGCGTCCTGGGTGTACGCCTCAATACCCTGCATCTTACCAAGATGTAA